A stretch of Longimicrobium sp. DNA encodes these proteins:
- a CDS encoding YciI family protein, with the protein MRYLCLIYDEEKKLAEMPKDESDAFMGEYFAFTEGIRGSGHYVAGEALHPVHTATTVRVRGDQVSTTDGPFAETKEQLGGFYLVEARDLNEAIQIASRIPSARTGSIEVRPVVDFSQQ; encoded by the coding sequence ATGCGGTACCTGTGCCTGATCTACGACGAGGAGAAGAAGCTGGCCGAGATGCCCAAGGACGAGTCCGACGCCTTCATGGGCGAGTACTTCGCCTTCACCGAGGGGATCCGCGGCAGTGGCCACTACGTGGCTGGGGAGGCGCTCCACCCCGTCCACACGGCCACCACCGTGCGGGTCCGGGGCGACCAGGTGTCCACCACCGACGGCCCCTTCGCCGAGACCAAGGAGCAGCTCGGCGGCTTCTACCTGGTCGAGGCCCGCGACCTGAACGAAGCCATCCAGATCGCCTCCCGGATCCCGTCGGCCCGCACCGGCAGCATCGAGGTGCGGCCGGTGGTGGACTTCAGCCAGCAGTAG
- a CDS encoding NAD(P)-binding domain-containing protein — MSECHAIVIGAGPYGLAAAERLHAAGVETRVFGRAMDFWAAMPRGMKLRSSWEASHIGDPDGPHSLGAYEAWREGALSRPVPLDDFIAYGRWMQARAVPHLEDRRVERVERAGRGFRVRLEDGETVHARRVAVAAGIAPFARRPAEARGLPAERASHVSEHRDLSVFRGRRVLVVGGGQSALESAALLHEAGAEVEVVARAPRIHFLRGDTVRGALGGLARLAYTREDVGPPGINRIVSAPRLLRSLPRPLRDWVSRRAIRPAGSQWLRPRLAGVTLRTGRRLVRAAPEGGGVAVTLDDGTRCTADHLLLGTGYQVDVARYPFLPPELLRELRHAGGYPVLSAGMESSVPGLHFLGAPAALSFGPLMRFVSGSHYAATRLVRAVAPTRAAAPLRAAVRSTPEAEPAG; from the coding sequence ATGAGCGAGTGCCACGCGATCGTGATCGGGGCCGGCCCCTACGGCCTGGCGGCGGCGGAGCGGCTCCACGCCGCGGGCGTGGAGACCCGCGTCTTCGGCCGCGCCATGGATTTCTGGGCCGCGATGCCGCGCGGGATGAAGCTGCGCTCGTCGTGGGAGGCGTCGCACATCGGCGACCCCGACGGGCCGCACTCGCTCGGCGCGTACGAAGCGTGGCGGGAGGGCGCGCTCTCCCGCCCCGTCCCGCTGGACGACTTCATCGCCTACGGCCGGTGGATGCAGGCGCGGGCGGTGCCCCACCTGGAGGACCGCCGGGTGGAGCGCGTCGAGCGGGCGGGGCGCGGCTTCCGGGTGCGGCTGGAGGACGGGGAGACGGTCCACGCGCGCCGCGTGGCCGTGGCGGCGGGGATCGCCCCGTTCGCGCGGCGGCCGGCGGAGGCGCGCGGCCTCCCGGCCGAGCGGGCGTCGCACGTGTCGGAGCACCGGGACCTGTCGGTCTTCCGCGGGCGCCGGGTGCTGGTGGTGGGCGGCGGACAGAGCGCGCTGGAGTCCGCCGCGCTCCTGCACGAAGCCGGGGCGGAGGTGGAGGTGGTCGCCCGCGCGCCGCGCATCCACTTCCTGCGCGGCGACACGGTGCGCGGCGCGCTGGGCGGGCTCGCCCGGCTGGCGTACACGCGCGAGGACGTGGGCCCGCCGGGGATCAACCGCATCGTCTCCGCGCCGCGGCTGCTGCGCTCGCTCCCCCGCCCCCTGCGCGACTGGGTGAGCCGGCGCGCCATCCGCCCCGCGGGCTCGCAGTGGCTGCGCCCGCGCCTGGCCGGCGTGACGCTGCGCACCGGCCGCCGCCTGGTCCGCGCCGCGCCGGAGGGAGGCGGGGTCGCGGTGACGCTGGACGACGGCACGCGCTGCACGGCGGACCACCTGCTGCTGGGGACGGGCTACCAGGTGGACGTGGCGCGCTACCCCTTCCTCCCGCCCGAGCTGCTGCGGGAGCTGCGCCACGCGGGCGGCTATCCGGTCCTCTCGGCGGGGATGGAGTCGTCGGTCCCGGGCCTCCACTTCCTCGGCGCCCCCGCCGCGCTCAGCTTCGGCCCGCTGATGCGCTTCGTCTCCGGGTCGCACTACGCCGCCACGCGACTGGTGCGCGCCGTCGCCCCCACCCGCGCCGCCGCCCCCCTCCGCGCCGCGGTCCGCTCCACGCCGGAGGCGGAGCCGGCGGGGTGA
- a CDS encoding RNA polymerase sigma factor codes for MVGEDAAETARAAVDAVYRAESRRVLATLIRILGDFDLAEEALHDAFAAALQRWPRDGVPANPRAWLVSAGRFKAVDALRRRARSDRKLAELAAQLDAADEPPERDDGGVEDDRLRLIFTCCHPALAPDARVALTLREVCGLTTEEIARAFLTAPPTLAQRIVRAKAKIRHARIPYQVPSRADLPERLDAVLHVVYLVFNEGYSASAGDSLTRADLSGEAIRLGRLLAELLPEPEVEGLLALMLLHESRRAARTSPSGELVLLADQDRSLWNRERIAEGTALVERALRSRRFGPFTLQAAIAAVHAEAPTAAATDWAQIVGLYDVLLRADPSPVVELNRAAAVAMRDGPAAGLALVDAILARGELEDYHLAHSARADLCRRLGRTAEARASYERALALARQEPERRFLQRRLGELEDAEAGAR; via the coding sequence ATGGTGGGCGAGGACGCGGCCGAAACGGCGCGGGCGGCGGTCGACGCCGTCTACCGCGCCGAGTCGCGCCGCGTCCTCGCCACATTGATCCGCATCCTCGGCGACTTCGACCTGGCCGAGGAGGCGCTGCACGACGCCTTCGCCGCGGCGCTGCAGCGGTGGCCGAGGGACGGGGTGCCCGCCAACCCCCGGGCGTGGCTGGTCTCGGCCGGCCGCTTCAAGGCCGTCGACGCCCTGCGCCGCCGCGCCCGGTCCGACCGGAAGCTGGCGGAGCTCGCCGCCCAGCTCGACGCCGCCGACGAGCCCCCGGAGCGCGACGACGGCGGCGTCGAAGACGACCGGCTGCGGCTGATCTTCACCTGCTGCCACCCGGCCCTGGCGCCCGACGCGCGGGTGGCGCTCACGCTGCGCGAGGTCTGCGGCCTCACCACCGAGGAGATCGCGCGCGCCTTCCTCACCGCCCCGCCCACGCTCGCCCAGCGGATCGTCCGCGCCAAGGCCAAGATCCGCCACGCGCGCATCCCCTACCAGGTGCCGTCGCGCGCCGACCTGCCGGAGCGGCTGGACGCCGTGCTGCACGTGGTCTACCTGGTGTTCAACGAGGGATACTCGGCGTCCGCGGGAGATTCGCTGACGCGGGCCGACCTCTCGGGCGAGGCGATCCGCCTGGGGCGGCTGCTGGCGGAGCTGCTCCCCGAGCCCGAGGTGGAGGGGCTGCTGGCGCTGATGCTGCTGCACGAGTCGCGGCGCGCCGCGCGCACCTCGCCGTCGGGCGAGCTGGTGCTGCTGGCCGACCAGGACCGCTCGCTCTGGAACCGGGAGCGGATCGCGGAGGGGACCGCGCTGGTGGAGCGGGCGCTCAGGTCGCGCCGCTTCGGCCCGTTCACCCTGCAGGCGGCCATCGCGGCCGTGCACGCCGAGGCGCCCACCGCCGCCGCCACCGACTGGGCCCAGATCGTCGGCCTCTACGACGTGCTGCTGCGGGCCGACCCCTCGCCCGTGGTGGAGCTGAACCGCGCCGCCGCCGTGGCCATGCGCGACGGCCCCGCGGCCGGCCTGGCCCTCGTCGACGCTATCCTCGCGCGCGGCGAGCTGGAGGACTACCACCTGGCGCACTCCGCGCGCGCCGACCTGTGCCGGCGGCTGGGGAGAACGGCGGAAGCCCGGGCTTCCTACGAGCGCGCCCTCGCCCTTGCGCGCCAGGAGCCGGAGCGGCGGTTCCTGCAGCGGCGGCTCGGGGAGCTGGAGGATGCCGAAGCCGGAGCCCGATGA
- a CDS encoding polysaccharide deacetylase family protein — translation MEERLRRLDELTARFGVRPSWAITACILDRNRRAIGRFVERGVEFAIHGLVHDDHSLRSLEEQRASIARAAELFRAAGVPYRGFRCPFLRGNPATDQAVRELGLLYHSTQPVVFDTAPALGPRAAEAYGRTLRHLYGAAVDAGRVAVRPALRSGVVHIPVALPDDEIMVERLRLGPQEQSAAWLATLDATWRAGELFTVQLHPERADECAAVLAATLAEARARRPAVWIATLEQVAEWWRRRARTRLEVMPLEAGRYRVRMDGDPRATLLVRGLPGVDALPWHGPDRVAPARELEVAAGRRPVVGVSPRTPAPVLAFLAEEGFPAERGAEPARFGAWVDAAGEVDEKAVLAAVESSGGPLVRLGRWPDGARSALSVTGDIDCMTLQDFALRLWETRR, via the coding sequence ATGGAAGAGCGTCTGCGGCGCCTCGACGAGCTGACGGCGCGCTTCGGCGTGCGGCCGTCGTGGGCCATCACCGCCTGCATCCTCGACCGCAACCGCCGCGCGATCGGCCGCTTCGTGGAGCGCGGGGTGGAGTTCGCCATCCACGGCCTGGTGCACGACGACCACAGCCTGCGCTCGCTGGAGGAGCAGCGCGCCAGCATCGCCCGGGCGGCGGAGCTGTTCCGGGCGGCGGGGGTGCCGTACCGCGGCTTCCGCTGCCCGTTCCTGCGCGGCAACCCCGCCACCGACCAGGCGGTGCGGGAGCTGGGGCTGCTCTACCACAGCACGCAGCCGGTCGTCTTCGACACGGCGCCCGCGCTCGGGCCCCGGGCGGCGGAGGCGTACGGCCGCACGCTGCGCCACCTCTACGGCGCCGCGGTGGACGCGGGCCGCGTGGCCGTGCGCCCGGCGCTCCGCTCCGGCGTGGTCCACATCCCCGTGGCGCTGCCCGACGACGAGATCATGGTGGAGCGGCTGCGCCTGGGCCCGCAGGAGCAGAGCGCCGCCTGGCTGGCCACGCTGGACGCCACCTGGCGCGCCGGCGAGCTGTTCACCGTGCAGCTCCACCCGGAGCGGGCCGACGAGTGCGCGGCCGTGCTGGCCGCCACCCTGGCTGAGGCGCGCGCCCGCCGCCCCGCGGTGTGGATCGCCACCCTGGAGCAGGTGGCGGAGTGGTGGCGGCGCCGCGCCCGCACGCGGCTGGAGGTGATGCCGCTGGAGGCGGGCCGGTACCGGGTGCGCATGGACGGCGACCCGCGGGCGACGCTGCTGGTGCGGGGGCTCCCCGGCGTGGACGCGCTCCCCTGGCACGGCCCGGACCGCGTCGCCCCGGCGCGCGAGCTCGAGGTGGCCGCCGGGCGCAGGCCGGTGGTGGGCGTCTCCCCCCGCACGCCCGCGCCGGTGCTCGCCTTCCTGGCGGAGGAGGGGTTCCCGGCGGAGCGCGGCGCGGAGCCGGCCCGCTTCGGCGCCTGGGTGGACGCGGCCGGCGAGGTGGACGAAAAGGCGGTCCTGGCGGCGGTGGAGTCGTCGGGGGGGCCGCTGGTGCGCCTGGGCCGCTGGCCGGACGGCGCGCGCAGCGCCCTCTCGGTCACCGGCGACATCGACTGCATGACCCTGCAGGACTTCGCCCTGCGCCTGTGGGAGACCCGCCGGTGA
- a CDS encoding ribonuclease Z — MRITFLGTAAARPTVGRNVSSLLVQREGDVMMFDCGEGTQRQMMRFGTGFSFSDIFFTHLHADHFLGVIGLLRTLGLQAREEPVDLWAPRGGDVILRQAVELGVERVPFEVNIRTLEPGEAVRRGAYDVVPFKVQHGGRALGYALVEHERLGRFDPARARELGIPEGPLWGKLHHGQPVEVDGRVVRPEELVGPPRPGRKVVYSGDTRPCAATREIAAGADLLIHEATFGDDEADRAVATGHSTAREAASVAADAGVLRLVLTHFSPRYADDPRLLEKEARAVFPETVSAHDGMVVEVPYRSE; from the coding sequence ATGAGGATCACGTTCCTCGGCACCGCCGCCGCCCGCCCGACCGTCGGCCGCAACGTCTCCTCGCTCCTCGTCCAGCGCGAGGGCGACGTGATGATGTTCGACTGCGGCGAGGGGACGCAGCGGCAGATGATGCGCTTCGGCACCGGCTTCAGCTTCAGCGACATCTTCTTCACCCACCTGCACGCCGACCACTTCCTGGGCGTCATCGGGCTCCTGCGCACGCTGGGGCTGCAGGCGCGCGAGGAGCCGGTGGACCTGTGGGCGCCGCGCGGCGGCGACGTCATCCTCCGCCAGGCGGTGGAGCTCGGCGTGGAGCGCGTCCCCTTCGAGGTCAACATCCGCACCCTGGAGCCCGGCGAGGCGGTGCGGCGGGGCGCCTACGACGTGGTGCCGTTCAAGGTGCAGCACGGCGGGCGGGCGCTGGGCTACGCCCTGGTGGAGCACGAGCGGCTGGGGCGCTTCGACCCCGCCCGAGCGCGCGAGCTGGGCATCCCCGAGGGCCCGCTCTGGGGGAAGCTGCACCACGGCCAGCCGGTGGAGGTGGACGGCCGCGTGGTCCGCCCCGAGGAGCTGGTCGGCCCTCCGCGCCCGGGGCGGAAGGTGGTGTACTCCGGCGACACCCGCCCCTGCGCCGCCACGCGCGAGATCGCCGCCGGCGCCGACCTGCTGATCCACGAGGCCACCTTCGGCGACGACGAGGCCGACCGCGCCGTCGCCACCGGCCACTCCACCGCCCGCGAGGCCGCGAGCGTCGCCGCCGACGCCGGGGTGCTGCGCCTGGTCCTCACCCACTTCTCCCCCCGCTACGCCGACGACCCGCGCCTGCTGGAGAAGGAGGCCCGCGCCGTCTTCCCCGAGACGGTGTCCGCCCACGACGGGATGGTCGTCGAGGTGCCGTACCGCTCGGAGTGA
- the groL gene encoding chaperonin GroEL (60 kDa chaperone family; promotes refolding of misfolded polypeptides especially under stressful conditions; forms two stacked rings of heptamers to form a barrel-shaped 14mer; ends can be capped by GroES; misfolded proteins enter the barrel where they are refolded when GroES binds), protein MAAKELTFGVDARAALKKGVDQLAEAVKVTLGPKGRNVVIDRKFGSPLITKDGVTVAKEVELDHPIENMGAQMVKEVATKTSDLAGDGTTTATVLAQAIFREGLKNVTAGANPMSLKRGIDKAVERVVAELKTLSVETAGKKEIAQVGTISANNDEEIGNLIADAMEKVGKDGVITVEEAKGLETTLETVDGMQFDRGYLSPYFITDPDRMEAVLEDALILIHDKKISSMKDLLPVLEKVAQMGRPLLIIAEDVEGEALATLVVNKLRGTLKVAAVKAPGFGDRRKAMLGDIAVLTGGQVISEEVGFKLENAVLSDLGRAKRIVIDKDNTTLVDGAGQEDAIQGRIKEIRAAIDKTTSDYDREKLQERLAKLAGGVAVINVGAATETEMKEKKARVEDALHATRAAVEEGVVAGGGVALLRCQSSLKELKLEDEDEQIGVRIVERALEEPIRQIVQNAGVEGSIVVAKVRESENRNYGYNARTDEYEDLVDAGVIDPTKVTRTALQNAASIASLLLTTESVVVEKPEKDKAPAMPGGGGMGDMY, encoded by the coding sequence ATGGCTGCCAAGGAGCTCACTTTCGGCGTCGACGCCCGCGCCGCGCTCAAGAAGGGCGTGGACCAGCTCGCCGAGGCCGTGAAGGTCACCCTCGGCCCCAAGGGCCGCAACGTGGTCATCGACCGCAAGTTCGGCTCGCCGCTCATCACCAAGGACGGCGTGACCGTGGCCAAGGAGGTCGAGCTGGACCACCCGATCGAGAACATGGGCGCCCAGATGGTGAAGGAGGTCGCCACCAAGACCAGCGACCTGGCCGGCGACGGCACCACCACCGCCACCGTGCTGGCCCAGGCCATCTTCCGCGAGGGGCTCAAGAACGTCACCGCCGGCGCCAACCCCATGTCGCTCAAGCGCGGCATCGACAAGGCCGTCGAGCGGGTGGTGGCCGAGCTGAAGACCCTGTCGGTGGAGACCGCCGGGAAGAAGGAGATCGCCCAGGTCGGCACCATCAGCGCCAACAACGACGAGGAGATCGGCAACCTGATCGCCGACGCCATGGAGAAGGTCGGCAAGGACGGCGTGATCACCGTCGAGGAGGCCAAGGGGCTGGAGACCACGCTGGAGACCGTCGACGGCATGCAGTTCGACCGCGGCTACCTCTCGCCCTACTTCATCACCGACCCCGACCGCATGGAGGCGGTGCTGGAGGACGCGCTCATCCTCATCCACGACAAGAAGATCTCGTCGATGAAGGACCTCCTCCCGGTGCTGGAGAAGGTCGCGCAGATGGGCCGCCCGCTCCTCATCATCGCCGAGGACGTGGAGGGCGAGGCGCTGGCCACGCTGGTGGTGAACAAGCTGCGCGGCACGCTCAAGGTGGCCGCGGTGAAGGCGCCGGGCTTCGGCGACCGCCGCAAGGCCATGCTGGGCGACATCGCGGTGCTCACCGGTGGGCAGGTGATCAGCGAGGAGGTCGGCTTCAAGCTGGAGAACGCGGTGCTCAGCGACCTGGGCCGCGCCAAGCGGATCGTGATCGACAAGGACAACACCACCCTCGTCGACGGCGCCGGGCAGGAGGACGCCATCCAGGGCCGCATCAAGGAGATCCGCGCGGCCATCGACAAGACCACCTCGGACTACGACCGCGAGAAGCTGCAGGAGCGGCTGGCCAAGCTGGCCGGCGGCGTGGCGGTGATCAACGTGGGCGCCGCCACCGAGACCGAGATGAAGGAGAAGAAGGCGCGCGTGGAGGACGCCCTGCACGCCACCCGCGCGGCCGTGGAGGAGGGGGTCGTGGCCGGCGGCGGCGTGGCGCTGCTGCGCTGCCAGTCGAGCCTGAAGGAGCTCAAGCTGGAGGACGAGGACGAGCAGATCGGCGTGCGCATCGTGGAGCGCGCGCTGGAGGAGCCGATCCGCCAGATCGTGCAGAACGCGGGCGTGGAGGGCTCGATCGTGGTGGCCAAGGTGCGCGAGAGCGAGAACCGCAACTACGGCTACAACGCCCGCACCGACGAGTACGAGGACCTGGTGGACGCCGGCGTGATCGACCCCACCAAGGTCACCCGCACGGCGCTGCAGAACGCGGCGTCCATCGCCAGCCTCCTGCTCACCACCGAGAGCGTGGTGGTGGAGAAGCCGGAGAAGGACAAGGCCCCCGCCATGCCGGGCGGCGGCGGCATGGGCGACATGTACTGA
- the groES gene encoding co-chaperone GroES: MATATDIKVKPLADRVVVKPLEETETMRGGLYIPDTAKEKPQQGEVVAVGPGKVEDGKRVEMELKVGDKVLYGKYSGTEVTVDNEQYLILRESDVLAVVG, translated from the coding sequence ATGGCTACCGCGACCGACATCAAGGTCAAGCCGCTCGCCGACCGGGTGGTCGTCAAGCCGCTCGAGGAGACGGAGACCATGCGGGGCGGACTCTACATCCCCGACACGGCCAAGGAAAAGCCGCAGCAGGGCGAGGTGGTCGCCGTCGGGCCCGGCAAGGTCGAGGACGGCAAGCGGGTCGAGATGGAGCTGAAGGTCGGCGACAAGGTCCTCTACGGGAAGTACAGCGGCACCGAGGTGACCGTCGACAACGAGCAGTACCTGATCCTGCGCGAGTCCGACGTGCTCGCTGTGGTCGGCTGA
- a CDS encoding sigma-54 dependent transcriptional regulator: protein MPRSVLLVDDEPSVLRVLARFFERQEWEVYQALSGEDGVRTFDAQHPDLVLLDVNLPGLSGLQVLEILVARGATVVMLTGQAEVDTAVEAMQLGAESFLPKPVDFTHLQAAAERAVEKVELRRANQLLAERMAEQSRVGALGESAKMRDLARQVDLLAASPYTSALLLGESGTGKSFVAQMIHARSPRARGPFVEINCAGLSATFLDSELFGHERGAFTDAKEMKRGLFEVADHGTLFLDEIGDLDPGLQPKLLRVLETHTFRRLGGTREIEVDVRLVAATNRDLQAEVRAGRFREDLFYRLSVFPLTIPPLRERSREDVLELIHTSLSDLRRRHPDAPEELSAKALDLLVGYAWPGNVRELRNALERALVLARGAERIGPEHLPEQVRAPGAPRAQRQDWEVLTLEEVERRHIERTLHLTGGNRTLAAEKLGISRATLHAKIKEYGLQAVGRET, encoded by the coding sequence ATGCCCCGCTCCGTGCTGCTGGTCGACGACGAGCCTTCCGTCCTGCGTGTCCTCGCCCGCTTCTTCGAGCGCCAGGAGTGGGAGGTGTACCAGGCGCTCTCGGGCGAGGACGGCGTGCGCACCTTCGACGCGCAGCACCCGGACCTGGTGCTGCTGGACGTGAACCTCCCCGGGCTCTCGGGGCTGCAGGTGCTGGAGATCCTGGTGGCCCGCGGCGCCACCGTGGTGATGCTCACGGGCCAGGCCGAGGTGGACACGGCGGTGGAGGCCATGCAGCTGGGCGCCGAGAGCTTCCTGCCGAAGCCGGTGGACTTCACCCACCTGCAGGCGGCGGCCGAGCGGGCGGTGGAGAAGGTGGAGCTCAGGCGCGCCAACCAGCTCCTGGCCGAGCGCATGGCCGAGCAGAGCCGGGTGGGCGCGCTGGGCGAGTCGGCGAAGATGCGCGACCTGGCGCGCCAGGTGGACCTGCTGGCGGCCAGCCCGTACACCAGCGCGCTGCTCCTGGGCGAGAGCGGCACGGGGAAGAGCTTCGTGGCGCAGATGATCCACGCGCGGAGCCCCCGAGCGCGCGGGCCGTTCGTGGAGATCAACTGCGCGGGGCTCTCGGCCACCTTCCTCGACTCGGAGCTCTTCGGCCACGAGCGGGGCGCCTTCACCGACGCCAAGGAGATGAAGCGCGGCCTGTTCGAGGTGGCCGACCACGGCACGCTCTTCCTGGACGAGATCGGCGACCTGGACCCGGGGCTGCAGCCCAAGCTGCTCAGGGTGCTGGAGACGCACACCTTCCGGCGGCTGGGCGGCACGCGCGAGATCGAGGTGGACGTGCGGCTGGTCGCCGCCACCAACCGGGACCTGCAGGCGGAGGTGCGCGCCGGGCGCTTCCGCGAGGACCTCTTCTACCGCCTCTCGGTGTTCCCGCTCACCATCCCGCCGCTGCGAGAGCGCTCGCGCGAGGACGTGCTGGAGCTGATCCACACGTCTTTGAGCGACCTGCGGCGGCGCCACCCCGACGCGCCGGAGGAGCTCTCGGCGAAGGCGCTGGACCTGCTGGTGGGCTACGCCTGGCCGGGGAACGTGCGCGAGCTGAGGAACGCGCTGGAGCGCGCCCTGGTGCTGGCGCGCGGCGCGGAGCGGATCGGCCCCGAGCACCTCCCCGAGCAGGTGCGCGCGCCGGGGGCGCCCCGGGCGCAGCGGCAGGACTGGGAGGTGCTGACGCTGGAAGAGGTGGAGCGGCGCCACATCGAGCGCACGCTCCACCTCACCGGGGGCAACCGCACGCTGGCGGCCGAGAAGCTGGGGATCTCGCGCGCCACCCTGCACGCCAAGATCAAGGAATACGGGCTTCAGGCCGTGGGGCGGGAGACATGA